The following proteins are encoded in a genomic region of Synechococcus sp. CBW1002:
- a CDS encoding PIG-L deacetylase family protein has product MSTILAIGAHPDDIEIGCGGTVRKLIQQGWRAVHVCVTSGEAGSSTIDKSVLAATREQEARRAAEVLGSERVVFLGAPDGLTQYSRDQKIAVIDLIREVRPEILFLHASSDSFPDHRVVHELVMNAVAGAAGPWYQESTGEPHRPATILGYEVWHPLSSHELAVDITATVERKMDALRCHRSQIESMHYDEAFLGLARYRGVMSFAGSHAEVFEVLRTPLSLPAGLA; this is encoded by the coding sequence ATGTCCACCATCCTTGCCATTGGCGCCCACCCCGATGACATCGAGATCGGCTGCGGCGGGACGGTGCGCAAGTTGATCCAACAGGGATGGCGGGCTGTGCATGTGTGCGTCACCTCCGGCGAGGCCGGTAGCAGCACCATCGACAAGTCCGTTCTCGCCGCCACCCGGGAGCAGGAAGCCCGCAGGGCCGCAGAAGTGCTGGGCTCGGAGCGGGTGGTGTTTCTGGGCGCCCCTGATGGGCTGACGCAGTATTCCCGCGACCAGAAGATCGCCGTAATTGATCTGATCCGAGAGGTGCGCCCTGAGATCCTTTTCCTGCATGCCAGCAGCGACAGCTTCCCCGATCACCGCGTGGTGCATGAGCTGGTGATGAACGCCGTGGCCGGCGCTGCGGGGCCCTGGTACCAGGAATCCACCGGAGAACCGCATCGCCCGGCCACGATCCTCGGTTACGAGGTGTGGCATCCCCTCAGCAGCCATGAGCTGGCGGTGGACATCACCGCCACGGTGGAGCGGAAAATGGATGCCCTCCGCTGCCACCGGTCCCAGATCGAATCCATGCACTACGACGAGGCCTTTCTCGGACTTGCGCGCTATCGCGGGGTGATGAGCTTCGCCGGCAGCCACGCGGAGGTGTTCGAGGTGCTGCGCACCCCCCTGAGCCTGCCCGCCGGGCTCGCCTGA
- a CDS encoding M15 family metallopeptidase, whose protein sequence is MPQRPHRFDVLAGALATGLLASPAASAQTLAPAAILPLQCSGDGLVSLTAISPRPLLELRYASPYNFMGEVLYDQPLAQLRCPVALALQQVQQDLAREGLGLKIWDAYRPLSVQERMWQKIRDPRYVSDPSVNAGRHTRGTAVDVTLVDRKGKALVMPSDFDDFTAAAHVGSPMATSEQATHARRLQEAMERRGFVVFPTEWWHFDWKDWMSLPPVR, encoded by the coding sequence ATGCCCCAACGCCCTCACCGCTTCGATGTTCTCGCAGGTGCGCTTGCCACCGGCCTCTTGGCTTCCCCGGCGGCCTCCGCCCAGACCCTCGCCCCCGCCGCCATCCTTCCCCTGCAGTGCAGCGGCGATGGCCTCGTGTCACTCACGGCCATCAGCCCCAGGCCCCTGCTGGAACTGCGCTATGCGAGTCCGTACAACTTCATGGGGGAAGTGCTCTATGACCAACCCCTGGCGCAGCTGCGTTGCCCCGTCGCCCTCGCGCTCCAGCAGGTGCAGCAGGACCTCGCCCGAGAAGGGCTTGGACTGAAAATCTGGGATGCCTACCGGCCCCTCAGTGTTCAGGAGAGGATGTGGCAGAAGATCAGGGATCCACGCTATGTCTCGGATCCATCCGTAAATGCGGGGCGCCATACCCGCGGCACCGCCGTGGATGTGACGCTGGTGGACCGGAAGGGCAAGGCCTTGGTGATGCCCTCCGACTTCGACGATTTCACAGCAGCGGCCCATGTCGGCAGTCCGATGGCTACCTCCGAGCAGGCTACCCATGCCCGTCGCCTGCAGGAGGCGATGGAACGGCGGGGGTTCGTGGTCTTCCCCACCGAATGGTGGCACTTCGACTGGAAGGACTGGATGTCCCTGCCGCCCGTTCGATGA
- a CDS encoding methyltransferase, which produces MPVSESDPSAILAIASGYGVSKALLSAVGLGLHTRLAAGPMTCEQIAAAFGLQSRPTRDFLDLLVSVDMLAREGDGPEALYGNTPATARFLDRGQPEYIGGLPEIWELRDYRFWADLTEALRTGRLQNEAKHAGTPFFEAMYRDPERLEAFMNAMNGSSLRNFQALAKAFPFGSYATLSDIGGADALLCREVAAVHPGLHCVSFDLPPVTLIADRRIAAAGLGERIHAVSGDFFADPWPPAQLITMGMILHDWNLERKQTLIRKAYDALPEGGALIAIEAFIDDARRHNTFGLFMSLMMLIEFGDAFDFTAAEFRQWCSAAGFSRFETIPLDGPSSAVVAYKDPR; this is translated from the coding sequence GTGCCAGTAAGCGAATCTGATCCTTCGGCCATCCTGGCCATCGCTAGTGGCTACGGCGTCTCCAAGGCGTTGCTCTCGGCCGTGGGGCTCGGGCTGCACACACGGCTGGCGGCCGGACCGATGACGTGCGAGCAGATCGCGGCCGCCTTCGGGCTGCAGAGCCGGCCAACCCGCGACTTCCTCGATCTGCTGGTGTCGGTGGACATGCTGGCCCGGGAGGGCGACGGCCCGGAGGCGCTCTACGGCAACACACCGGCCACCGCGCGCTTTCTGGATCGCGGCCAGCCGGAGTACATCGGCGGCCTGCCCGAGATCTGGGAGCTGCGCGACTACCGCTTCTGGGCCGACCTCACCGAAGCCCTGCGCACCGGCCGGCTGCAGAACGAGGCGAAGCATGCCGGCACTCCGTTCTTCGAGGCGATGTACCGCGATCCGGAGCGGCTGGAGGCCTTCATGAACGCCATGAATGGCTCCTCGCTCCGCAACTTCCAGGCCCTGGCGAAGGCGTTCCCCTTCGGCTCCTACGCCACGCTCAGCGACATCGGCGGAGCCGATGCACTGCTGTGCCGCGAGGTGGCCGCCGTGCACCCCGGCCTCCACTGCGTGAGCTTCGATCTGCCGCCCGTCACGTTGATCGCCGATCGCCGGATCGCCGCGGCCGGCCTGGGGGAGCGGATCCACGCCGTGTCCGGTGATTTCTTTGCGGATCCCTGGCCGCCGGCGCAGCTGATCACGATGGGAATGATCCTGCACGACTGGAACCTGGAGCGGAAACAGACCCTGATCCGCAAGGCCTACGACGCGTTGCCGGAAGGGGGGGCGCTGATCGCGATCGAGGCGTTCATCGACGATGCCCGCCGGCACAACACCTTCGGGCTGTTCATGTCGCTGATGATGCTGATCGAGTTCGGCGACGCCTTCGACTTCACGGCGGCCGAGTTCCGCCAGTGGTGCTCCGCCGCCGGCTTCAGCCGCTTCGAGACCATCCCGCTGGACGGCCCCTCCAGCGCCGTGGTGGCCTACAAGGATCCCCGCTGA
- a CDS encoding FAD-dependent monooxygenase, which translates to MSSPLPRQTAVLVVGAGPTGLLLAAELQRRGVPTLLIDALPEALHWDRATVIHSLSLELFEALGLEQAFLAAGCRQRRILIHTNGHRLGEVDLAGNGSRYGFNLGLSEEVTEAILTGHLERHGGTVQRSCRLHNLQTHDCGVTATIACGEQEQTVEACWLVGCDGLRSSTRELSGIGFEGHAIARSWAVFDAAVEGWRDTYEANAAYLDALPLILTALPGQRWRVYMRPASEQGDLVAEASAVLRRYLPAARFRDVENPSRFHCHTRIASAFRAGRVFVAGDAAHVCSPAKGHGMNCGLQDAANLAWKLALVHQGVAAPALLDSYEQERRPVAEQLTGRSDAADQAQLLEGSGELAARDRAIAAMLADPVARRQEAVAEAELNVSYAGSAITSGSDSGPLGAGQRLPTTIALPCGQGATHLHQLTHRRNHTLLLLADSQASMQALTTLQAQLEADLAAGVQTQVLVEAVVLQRLEDAASLGLGPLTLLAVRPDGFIGLRADTDHRDALGGYASQLQCR; encoded by the coding sequence GTGTCGTCGCCTCTGCCCCGCCAGACCGCCGTTCTCGTGGTGGGTGCCGGCCCCACGGGGCTGCTGCTGGCGGCGGAGCTGCAGCGGCGCGGGGTGCCCACCCTGCTGATCGACGCCCTCCCTGAGGCGCTGCACTGGGACCGCGCCACGGTGATCCATTCGCTGTCGCTGGAGCTGTTCGAGGCACTGGGGCTGGAGCAGGCCTTCCTGGCCGCCGGCTGTCGCCAGCGCCGCATCCTGATCCATACCAACGGCCACAGGCTGGGGGAGGTGGACCTGGCTGGCAACGGCAGCCGCTATGGCTTCAACCTCGGCCTCTCGGAGGAGGTGACCGAAGCCATCCTCACGGGCCATCTCGAGCGCCACGGGGGAACGGTTCAGCGCTCCTGCCGGCTGCATAACCTGCAGACGCACGATTGCGGCGTGACCGCCACGATCGCCTGTGGCGAGCAGGAGCAGACCGTGGAGGCCTGCTGGCTGGTGGGCTGCGACGGCCTGCGCAGCAGCACCCGCGAGCTGAGTGGCATCGGCTTCGAGGGCCATGCCATCGCGCGTTCCTGGGCCGTGTTCGATGCCGCGGTGGAGGGCTGGCGCGACACCTATGAGGCCAACGCGGCCTACCTCGACGCCTTGCCGCTGATCCTCACGGCCCTGCCCGGGCAACGCTGGCGTGTGTACATGCGGCCCGCCTCCGAGCAGGGCGATCTGGTGGCGGAGGCCAGTGCCGTGCTGCGGCGTTACCTGCCTGCGGCCCGCTTTCGCGACGTGGAGAACCCCAGCCGCTTCCACTGCCACACCCGGATCGCCAGCGCCTTCCGGGCCGGGCGGGTATTCGTGGCGGGCGATGCCGCCCACGTGTGCTCCCCCGCCAAGGGGCACGGCATGAACTGCGGCTTGCAGGATGCCGCCAACCTGGCCTGGAAGCTGGCCTTGGTGCATCAGGGCGTGGCGGCCCCCGCTCTGCTCGACAGCTACGAGCAGGAGCGGCGGCCGGTGGCCGAGCAGCTCACCGGCCGCAGCGATGCCGCCGACCAGGCCCAGCTGCTCGAGGGCAGCGGCGAGCTGGCCGCGCGCGACCGGGCGATTGCGGCGATGCTGGCCGATCCGGTGGCCCGCCGGCAGGAGGCGGTGGCGGAAGCGGAGCTGAACGTGAGCTACGCCGGCTCGGCGATCACCAGCGGGTCAGACAGCGGGCCACTCGGTGCGGGTCAGCGGCTTCCCACCACGATCGCGCTGCCGTGCGGTCAAGGGGCAACCCACCTGCATCAGCTCACGCACAGGCGCAACCACACGCTGCTGCTGCTGGCAGACAGCCAGGCATCCATGCAGGCCCTCACCACCCTGCAGGCGCAGCTGGAGGCCGACCTCGCCGCCGGCGTGCAGACCCAGGTGCTGGTGGAAGCCGTGGTGCTGCAGCGGCTGGAGGATGCCGCGAGCCTGGGGCTCGGCCCCCTCACCCTGCTGGCGGTGAGGCCCGACGGCTTCATCGGCCTGCGGGCCGACACCGACCACCGGGACGCGCTAGGGGGGTATGCGTCGCAGCTGCAGTGCCGCTGA
- a CDS encoding transposase, translating into MYFLLDLVDELDLSAILVPAQAKDPRGEKGFDPRMMTMLLLYAYCVGIVSSRKIERACYEDLAFRVLTGNQQPDHSRISEFRRRNLDALKGLFIQILRLCQKAGMVSLGHVALDGTKVQANASKHKAMSHERMLRAEKELQKEINALIRKAEILDAQEDRRYGKGNLGSELPDELRHKQGRLAKIRQARKEMEAETAAAAARQRQEEAEKARAKATAAEESDGSAPEQAELNRKAEAAAAKAAAAGDKAIEAAESAGLEPPDLEPLASDAMPRRGLARKADGTPTAKTQRNFTDSDSHLMQSGGTYLQGYNCQLAVDSDHQVIVAVGVSNQPPDVEHLEPMLERIAASAGELPDVMTMDAGYWSDDNAGHCEDLGIDAYIATGRLPHGKPPPPQRGPLPRDADARTRMARKIRSKKGSRIYAQRKAIVEPVNGQIKEGRGLRRFLLRGLEKVDGEWHLIAATHNLLKLFRYRRSQQQLWAAATG; encoded by the coding sequence GTGTATTTCCTGCTGGACCTGGTGGATGAGCTGGATCTCTCCGCGATCCTCGTACCCGCTCAGGCCAAGGACCCCCGCGGAGAGAAGGGATTCGATCCACGCATGATGACGATGCTGCTGCTTTACGCCTACTGCGTGGGCATCGTCTCCTCCAGGAAGATCGAGCGGGCCTGCTACGAGGATCTGGCATTCCGCGTGCTGACCGGCAACCAGCAGCCGGACCACAGCCGAATCAGCGAGTTCCGCCGGCGCAACCTTGATGCCCTCAAGGGCCTGTTTATTCAGATCCTGCGCCTGTGCCAGAAGGCGGGGATGGTGAGCCTGGGCCATGTGGCCCTCGATGGCACCAAGGTGCAGGCCAATGCCTCCAAGCACAAGGCGATGAGCCACGAGCGGATGCTCAGGGCGGAGAAGGAGCTCCAGAAGGAAATCAACGCCTTGATCCGCAAGGCCGAGATCCTGGATGCCCAGGAAGACCGGCGCTACGGCAAAGGAAACCTGGGCAGTGAACTTCCCGATGAGCTGCGCCACAAGCAGGGCCGCCTCGCAAAAATCCGTCAGGCCCGCAAGGAGATGGAGGCGGAAACCGCTGCAGCTGCAGCGCGGCAGCGGCAGGAGGAAGCCGAGAAGGCCAGAGCCAAAGCGACCGCAGCCGAGGAATCGGATGGATCGGCCCCTGAGCAGGCCGAGCTGAACAGGAAAGCGGAAGCCGCAGCGGCAAAGGCAGCAGCGGCGGGGGACAAAGCCATCGAGGCCGCCGAGAGCGCTGGCCTCGAGCCACCAGATCTGGAGCCACTCGCCTCTGACGCGATGCCCAGGCGTGGTCTGGCGAGAAAGGCTGACGGCACACCGACGGCCAAGACCCAACGGAATTTCACAGATTCCGACAGCCACCTCATGCAGTCCGGCGGCACCTACCTGCAGGGCTACAACTGCCAGCTGGCGGTCGACAGTGACCACCAGGTGATCGTGGCGGTGGGCGTCAGCAACCAGCCACCGGACGTGGAGCACCTGGAGCCCATGCTGGAGCGGATCGCCGCCAGCGCCGGTGAACTGCCGGACGTGATGACGATGGATGCGGGCTACTGGAGCGACGACAACGCAGGTCACTGTGAGGACCTTGGCATTGACGCCTACATCGCCACCGGCCGTCTGCCGCATGGGAAGCCGCCACCGCCACAGCGAGGACCGCTGCCCAGAGATGCCGACGCCAGAACCCGCATGGCCCGCAAGATCAGAAGCAAGAAGGGATCCAGGATCTACGCCCAGCGCAAAGCGATCGTGGAGCCGGTGAACGGCCAGATCAAGGAAGGCCGGGGCCTGCGGCGGTTTCTCTTGCGGGGCCTGGAGAAGGTCGATGGTGAATGGCATCTGATCGCTGCCACCCACAACCTGCTCAAGTTGTTCCGGTACAGGCGATCACAGCAGCAGCTCTGGGCAGCAGCGACGGGATGA
- a CDS encoding transposase yields the protein MNYFGYKNSICIDVDHGFIRRYAITPANIHDSQLLPRLLDPENEHDYVWADSAYSDECFEDLLSLGRFESLIHEKGARNHPLSDAAKDLNRVKSAIRACVEHVFGCMTMSMGGMLTRKIGLARNEAWWGLKNMAYNFLRYLQCISHAPVVA from the coding sequence ATCAACTACTTCGGTTACAAGAACAGCATCTGCATTGACGTCGACCATGGCTTTATCCGCCGATATGCCATTACGCCTGCCAATATTCATGACAGCCAGTTGCTTCCACGGCTGCTGGACCCGGAGAATGAGCATGATTATGTCTGGGCAGACTCAGCTTATTCAGATGAGTGCTTTGAAGATCTGCTGAGCTTGGGGCGCTTCGAAAGCTTGATCCACGAAAAGGGCGCTCGCAATCACCCGCTCAGCGATGCCGCCAAGGACCTGAATCGCGTCAAGTCAGCCATCAGAGCGTGTGTGGAGCATGTCTTCGGCTGCATGACAATGTCAATGGGTGGGATGCTGACGCGAAAGATTGGGCTGGCCAGGAACGAGGCATGGTGGGGGCTCAAGAATATGGCCTACAACTTCCTTCGCTATCTTCAGTGCATCAGCCATGCACCAGTGGTGGCGTAA
- a CDS encoding transposase — protein sequence MEAIFRGALDPLIFIKMLVLQPLFYLSDDEVEFQVNDRRSFEEFVGLGVMNIIPDATTVAVFRERLRKAGVIGELVEMFEAYLRSQELQARGGQILDATLVPVPKQRNTRDKNMVIRAGRLP from the coding sequence GTGGAGGCAATTTTTCGAGGTGCCCTTGATCCGCTGATCTTTATCAAGATGCTTGTTCTCCAGCCGCTATTTTACCTCAGTGATGACGAGGTTGAGTTTCAGGTGAATGACAGGCGTTCCTTTGAGGAGTTTGTGGGACTGGGTGTGATGAACATCATTCCTGATGCAACCACAGTCGCCGTTTTCAGGGAGAGGCTGCGCAAAGCAGGAGTGATTGGGGAGCTCGTCGAGATGTTCGAGGCATACCTTCGCTCACAGGAACTCCAAGCCCGTGGTGGTCAGATTCTTGATGCGACTCTCGTACCTGTTCCCAAACAACGCAACACCCGTGACAAGAACATGGTGATCAGAGCAGGTAGGCTGCCGTAA
- a CDS encoding IS630 family transposase: MPTGRPMAPLELSADEASQLQSLAGSRTLPHSIVHRAQIVLACAAGDTNTAVAKRFGVRGSTVGKWRQRYIDLGIEGLHDELRPGRPRTYEDDKVAEVINRALQTRPPDGSTHWSARTLAAATGISKTTVHRWLQTFSVQPHRQKHFKLSTDPFFVEKVRDIVGLYLNPPDKAMVLCVDEKTQIQALDRTQPLLPMGLGYVEGVTHDYIRHGTTTLFAALDVATGEVITQCKPRHRHQEFLGFLRQIETSVPDDLDIHLIVDNYCTHKHAKVRAWLAQRPRFHVHYTPTYASWINQVERWFGIITQRAIRRGSFSSVKELISKIEQFVAAYNKTKAPFNWTATADSILEKLQRLCSQISGTAH, encoded by the coding sequence ATGCCGACCGGTCGGCCCATGGCTCCTCTGGAGCTTTCGGCTGATGAGGCCAGCCAGCTCCAGAGCCTGGCTGGATCAAGAACCTTGCCGCATTCGATCGTTCATCGGGCCCAGATCGTGCTGGCCTGCGCTGCTGGTGACACCAACACCGCTGTCGCGAAGCGCTTTGGGGTCCGCGGCTCAACCGTGGGCAAATGGCGGCAGCGCTATATCGATCTGGGCATCGAGGGCCTGCATGACGAACTGCGTCCCGGCCGTCCCCGCACCTACGAGGACGACAAGGTGGCCGAGGTGATCAACCGGGCTCTGCAGACCAGGCCTCCCGATGGCAGCACCCACTGGAGCGCACGGACTTTGGCTGCAGCGACTGGGATCTCCAAGACCACGGTTCACCGCTGGCTGCAGACCTTCTCGGTCCAGCCCCACCGGCAGAAGCACTTCAAGCTCTCGACCGATCCGTTCTTTGTCGAGAAAGTCCGGGACATCGTCGGCCTGTACCTGAATCCGCCCGACAAGGCGATGGTGCTCTGCGTCGACGAGAAGACCCAGATCCAGGCCCTGGACCGCACCCAGCCGCTGCTGCCCATGGGTCTGGGCTACGTGGAGGGGGTGACCCATGACTACATCCGCCACGGCACCACCACCCTGTTCGCCGCCCTGGACGTGGCCACCGGAGAGGTGATCACCCAGTGCAAACCCCGCCACCGGCACCAGGAGTTCCTGGGATTTCTCCGGCAGATCGAGACGTCGGTTCCCGATGACCTGGACATCCACCTGATCGTGGACAACTACTGCACCCACAAGCACGCCAAGGTGAGGGCCTGGCTGGCGCAGCGGCCCCGCTTCCACGTGCACTACACACCGACCTACGCCTCCTGGATCAACCAGGTGGAGCGTTGGTTTGGGATCATCACCCAGCGGGCGATCCGACGCGGCAGCTTCTCCAGCGTCAAGGAGTTGATCTCCAAGATCGAGCAATTCGTGGCGGCCTACAACAAGACCAAGGCGCCGTTCAACTGGACGGCCACAGCGGATTCAATCCTGGAGAAGCTCCAGCGACTTTGCTCGCAGATCTCCGGGACGGCACACTAG
- a CDS encoding SMP-30/gluconolactonase/LRE family protein has protein sequence MYDVIDGSRFANGRMFCDMGPAMADGLTCVLDGTVWTRSGWVDPSLDGVSSFSPGGELIGRIHLPEVVSNLCFGGHLRTRLFITVAQSVYDTYVQTQGAAFP, from the coding sequence GTGTACGACGTGATCGACGGCTCACGCTTCGCCAATGGCCGGATGTTCTGCGACATGGGCCCGGCCATGGCCGATGGCCTCACCTGTGTTCTGGATGGCACTGTGTGGACGAGGTCCGGCTGGGTCGATCCGAGTCTCGACGGTGTGAGCTCGTTTTCTCCGGGGGGAGAGCTGATCGGCCGGATCCACCTGCCGGAGGTTGTCTCCAATCTCTGCTTCGGCGGGCACCTGCGCACTCGCCTGTTCATCACGGTCGCCCAGTCGGTCTATGACACGTATGTGCAAACCCAGGGGGCTGCCTTCCCTTGA
- a CDS encoding Coq4 family protein, which yields MKIDPKLRRHALQSAVALLETARNPASVVVHALPVLKMVDESALGKITRSCLLEDPELRELAAVRYQREWPDPVEMRAMPEGSLGRLHQDRFDRLGLHALPPLEINDGLDDGAYLQKRRLTTHDIHHTVFALPISVAGEAAGASYYAAALNEFGSGAILSAWMFHAMENPQESRLIWEGVRFGLDLAAQVGKRLLAMRWEEGWSEPITVWRDRLGITDLLHSTPFPEELERLS from the coding sequence ATGAAGATTGATCCCAAGCTCCGCCGACACGCACTGCAATCTGCTGTGGCTCTGCTGGAGACGGCCAGGAATCCGGCCTCCGTGGTCGTGCATGCTCTGCCGGTCCTGAAGATGGTCGATGAGTCGGCGCTGGGAAAGATCACCCGCAGTTGCCTGCTTGAGGATCCTGAGCTCCGAGAGCTTGCCGCCGTGCGGTATCAGCGCGAATGGCCAGACCCCGTAGAGATGCGGGCGATGCCTGAGGGAAGCCTTGGGCGTCTGCATCAGGATCGTTTTGACCGACTGGGGCTGCATGCTCTGCCGCCTCTGGAGATCAACGACGGGCTGGATGACGGTGCCTATCTTCAGAAGCGGCGGCTGACCACCCATGACATCCACCACACCGTATTTGCACTCCCGATAAGTGTGGCGGGAGAGGCGGCTGGGGCTTCGTACTACGCCGCAGCTCTCAATGAGTTCGGCTCCGGGGCGATCCTTTCGGCCTGGATGTTCCATGCCATGGAAAACCCGCAGGAGAGCAGACTGATCTGGGAGGGAGTGCGCTTCGGTCTGGATCTTGCTGCGCAGGTCGGCAAGCGTCTGCTGGCCATGCGCTGGGAGGAAGGATGGAGCGAACCCATCACGGTATGGAGGGATCGACTCGGGATCACGGATCTCCTCCACTCCACGCCCTTCCCCGAGGAGCTGGAGAGGTTGAGCTGA
- a CDS encoding amidase, with protein sequence MNLPPSETTIAELQSAYEQGVCTALTVCQACLERIAVFDAAGPTLRSVIETNPDAPAIAEALDRERRQQGPRGPLHGVPLLVKDGLDTADRMMTTAGSLALVGNVAGRDAFVVQRLRQAGAVLLGKTNMSEWGYMRSTRACSGWSSRGGQVRNPYVLDRSPLGSSSGSAVAVAAGFCVAAIGAEVDGSIVRPASSNSIVGLKPTVGLLSRSGIIGVADPQDTAGPMARSVADVATLLNVLTGHDPLDPISAEGARRAAPDYRAFLNPAALQGARLGVARECFGQHEGTDALIEQAIAQLRELGAVIVDPVRASELPFFGELELQLFLYGVKASLNLYLADHPGARVRSLEELIRFNRDHAAAVMPFFQQEFLEQALAAGELGDAGHRRIVAELRRLGRSDGIDRALQEHRLDALIAPTEGSPAFMIDPVVGDHILRGGCSTPPAVAGYPHITVPAGYVHGLPVGLSFFAGPWQEGKLLGYAHAFEQATRHRRPPSFLPTLGAGTPQRGSL encoded by the coding sequence ATGAACCTGCCACCTTCGGAAACCACCATCGCCGAGCTGCAGTCCGCCTACGAGCAGGGCGTCTGCACGGCGCTCACTGTGTGCCAGGCCTGTCTCGAGCGGATTGCAGTGTTCGATGCCGCCGGCCCCACCCTGCGTTCGGTGATCGAGACCAATCCCGACGCCCCGGCGATCGCCGAGGCGCTCGACCGGGAGCGACGCCAGCAGGGACCCCGCGGCCCCCTGCACGGGGTGCCGTTGCTGGTGAAGGACGGCCTCGACACCGCTGACCGGATGATGACCACCGCCGGCTCCCTGGCCCTGGTGGGCAACGTGGCCGGCCGCGATGCCTTTGTGGTGCAGCGGCTACGGCAGGCCGGCGCTGTGCTGCTCGGCAAGACGAACATGAGCGAGTGGGGCTACATGCGCTCCACCAGGGCGTGCAGCGGCTGGAGCAGCCGAGGCGGCCAGGTGCGCAACCCCTACGTGCTCGACCGCAGTCCCCTCGGGTCCAGTTCGGGTTCGGCGGTGGCGGTGGCGGCGGGTTTCTGCGTGGCGGCCATCGGCGCCGAGGTGGATGGCTCGATCGTGCGGCCAGCCTCCAGCAACAGCATCGTGGGCCTCAAGCCCACCGTGGGCCTGCTCAGCCGGTCCGGCATCATCGGGGTGGCTGACCCTCAGGACACCGCAGGGCCGATGGCGCGCAGCGTGGCCGATGTGGCCACGCTGCTCAATGTCCTCACCGGCCATGACCCTCTCGATCCGATCAGCGCCGAAGGGGCGCGCCGGGCAGCACCCGATTACCGCGCCTTCCTGAATCCGGCGGCCCTGCAGGGTGCCCGCCTGGGGGTGGCGCGGGAATGCTTCGGCCAGCACGAGGGCACCGACGCGCTGATCGAGCAGGCCATCGCGCAGCTCAGGGAGCTGGGGGCGGTGATCGTGGATCCGGTGCGCGCCAGTGAGCTGCCCTTCTTCGGCGAACTCGAGCTGCAGTTGTTCCTCTACGGCGTGAAGGCCAGCCTCAACCTTTACCTGGCCGACCACCCCGGCGCCCGCGTGCGCTCGCTGGAGGAGCTGATCCGCTTCAACCGCGACCATGCCGCCGCCGTGATGCCCTTCTTCCAGCAGGAATTCCTCGAGCAGGCCCTGGCGGCCGGCGAGCTCGGTGATGCCGGCCATCGGCGCATCGTGGCGGAGCTGCGGCGGCTGGGCCGCAGCGACGGCATCGACAGAGCCCTGCAGGAGCACCGGCTCGACGCGTTGATCGCCCCCACGGAGGGCTCCCCCGCTTTCATGATCGATCCGGTGGTCGGCGACCACATCCTCAGAGGTGGCTGCTCCACGCCCCCGGCTGTGGCCGGCTATCCCCACATCACCGTGCCTGCCGGCTACGTGCACGGCCTGCCGGTGGGTCTGTCGTTCTTCGCCGGCCCCTGGCAGGAGGGGAAGCTGCTGGGCTACGCCCATGCCTTCGAGCAGGCCACCCGGCACCGGCGGCCGCCCAGCTTCCTCCCCACCCTGGGGGCTGGCACGCCTCAGCGGGGATCCTTGTAG